A region of the Curtobacterium flaccumfaciens pv. betae genome:
ACCTGCCACGGGTCCTCCTGCGTCGCCTTGAGCGAGAGCGACACGCGCTCGCGGTCCAGGTCGACCTCGAGGATCTCGACGGTGACTTCCTGACCGACCTCGACGACCTCGCTGGCGTGCTCGATGTGCTTCCAGCTGAGCTCGGAGACGTGGACGAGACCGTCGACGCCGCCGAGGTCCACGAACGCACCGAAGTTGACGATCGAGGACACGATGCCCTTGCGGACCTGGCCCTTGTGGAGGTTGTTGAGGAACGTCGTCCGGGACTCGGACTGCGTCTGCTCGAGGAGCGCACGGCGCGACAGGACCACGTTGTTGCGGTTCTTGTCGAGCTCGAGGATCTTGGCCTCGATCTCCTGGCCGAGGTACGGCGTGAGGTCGCGGACACGACGGAGCTCGATGAGCGAGGCGGGGAGGAAGCCACGGAGGCCGATGTCGACGATGAGACCGCCCTTGACGACCTCGATGACCGTCCCGGTCACGACGCCGTCGGACTCCTTGATCTTCTCGACGTCGCCCCACGCACGCTCGTACTGCGCGCGCTTCTTCGACAGGATGAGGCGGCCTTCCTTGTCCTCCTTCTGGAGAACCAGGGCCTCGACCTCGTCGCCGACCTCGACGACCTCGTTGGGGTCGACGTCGTGCTTGATCGAGAGCTCGCGCGAGGGGATGACGCCCTCGGTCTTGTAACCGACGTCGAGGAGGACCTCGTCGCGGTCGATCTTCACGACGGTGCCGGAGATGAGATCACCGTCGTTGAAGAACTTCAGGGTCTTCTCGACCTCGGCCAGGAAGTCATCAGCCGAACCGATGTCGTTGATGGCGACCTGCTTAGGAGCCTTGGTCGTAGTGGTTGTCATGTAGAGATTGCTCCGAACGGACATGAGTCGGGCCATGGCGTGCGGGGACTCGGCCCCCGTGGTGCACCGCCGTGGCGATTGATTGAGTGGCGCGGATTGCGCCGCACAAGTCTAACCGCACCGGCGGAGGCCCCACAACCGGGCGTGTCGACGGCGCGTCACCCGACCAGCGCGGTCCGGAGGGTGTCGAGGCCGATGCTGCCGAGCGAGAGCGCCCGGTGGTGGAACGCCTTCAGGTCGAAGTCGGCTCCCTCGCGCGCGGCGACCTCGTCGCGGATGGACTCCCAGACGCGCTGGCCGACCTTGTACGAGGGTGCCTGCCCCGGCCACCCGAAGTACCGGGCGACCTCGAACCGGACGAACGCCGGGTCCATGTTGACGTTCTGCCCCATGAAGTCGAGCGCGTACTCCCACGTCCAGCCGCCGCCGTCGGGGT
Encoded here:
- the rpsA gene encoding 30S ribosomal protein S1; the protein is MTTTTTKAPKQVAINDIGSADDFLAEVEKTLKFFNDGDLISGTVVKIDRDEVLLDVGYKTEGVIPSRELSIKHDVDPNEVVEVGDEVEALVLQKEDKEGRLILSKKRAQYERAWGDVEKIKESDGVVTGTVIEVVKGGLIVDIGLRGFLPASLIELRRVRDLTPYLGQEIEAKILELDKNRNNVVLSRRALLEQTQSESRTTFLNNLHKGQVRKGIVSSIVNFGAFVDLGGVDGLVHVSELSWKHIEHASEVVEVGQEVTVEILEVDLDRERVSLSLKATQEDPWQVFARTHAIGQIAPGKVTKLVPFGAFVRVADGIEGLVHISELSNKHVELAEQVVSVNDEVFVKIIDIDLDRRRISLSLKQANEGVDPESDEFDPALYGMPTEYDDKGDYKYPEGFDPETNEWLEGYDTQRTEWEGQYAAAQARWEAHKAQVAKTIADEAQGGFDLPATASSSSSTSSFAGETGGASPLADDASLAALREKLSSTNN